A region of the Haladaptatus sp. R4 genome:
GTCGCTTCACTCGTGGTATCTCGTCGTGCCATTGGAACTACTCGCTGGGAAGCGTCTCTTTGAATTCCTCGTACACATCGATTTCGTGAACAGGAACCCCACGTTCGGATAGCACATCTGGAACGTCCATCACTGTCTCAATATCCTCCCCTTCGCACGTCGCTTGCAGTCGTTCACTTGCTGCGTAATGAATCTCCTCGATGTGGCCTGCTTCGGCGACACGAGTAAGCGTTTCAACGAGGTTAGTGACATTCAGTCGAACGTCTCGAACACTCCGCAGTTCGGCGTCGGCGGTTGAGTCACTGTCATTAGCAAGGCTAACGTCGTTGTGAAGATCGCCGACATGATAGCCGTCTGTTGCATATTCAACGCGTAGGTAGAGTCGTGGTTCTTGGCCGACCTTACTTCGTGAGATCGTTTGGTTCTTCAACGCGCGCCAGCACAGGGTGTCTAATCGCTTAACATCACGTCGTGAGAGTCGCGTGTCATCGGCACCGTGTTCATCAACGAGTCCATGGAAAGGGAAGATACCATACTTGATGCGGTGGTCATCAAGATCAAATCCACCCTGTTCGTTGCCTTCCTGCGTGGCAATGACGCTCGTCAACGTACTTGTCTCTTCGTTCGTTTCAACCTCATTCAGCGAGCGTGCAGGGGAGAACTGAACCGGACCGGTAAAATTCCCGCCCGAAAAGTGCTCCTTGACTGCCGCGTAAAGATCGTCTTCAGGATCTTTGTTGAAGCTCAGCGTTGCACCGAAATAGCGCACATCAGTCGCACGTTCGAGGAATTCGGTTCGAATATCGTCAATCTGGTCGAGGTCCTCCGGTTTCTCAACTTCGTCGAATAAGTCAAGGGCAAGTGCCGCCCGTACCGCCGATTTCTCACCTGTTTTCTTTACGAAAATTGGATGGTCATCGTCGTGTAGTTGGTCTCTCAAGTACCGTTTCAGACGGACGTCGGTGATGGCGGCCTTCTGTGTGATCGGATCAATACGTGGACGGTTTTCGCCCATCGGATTGCCGTTCGGGTTGCAGTCCTGTGCGTCAGTGATGAACAATATCTCGGATCGGTTTTGGATGTCAGTCATTGTTTTGTGATTTTAGTGATCGGTTGGTTATGCAGTCTCTTCGACAGTTGTGTCGTTTGGCGTGTTCTCATCATCGGTGCCACCGAGAGCCTCAACGAGGTCGTGAGCCTGTCGGTCTGCTCGTTGTCCATACGTCACCCCGAGCGCGTAGAAGAACCGAACTTCCCGCAGTGGAAGAGTCCAGTCGTTTGGGTATTCGAGAATGTCTGTTTCAGTATCGGTGAGTTCGTCAAGAACTTCCGGAAACAGCGTGTCACCTGCCCAACTGACTTCAGACGCATACACGTGGCATTTACTCGATATCTCAGGGAACACGGTGACCAGTCTGTCCAACGTTATTTGATCTGGCGGATACTGGTCGATAACCGTGCGATTCATGCCCCGAGTCGCTCGTTGGTGATGGCTCGTCATACCGGTGAGTACACCGAGCAGAAACGCAGTTCGGCGCTCGCTGTTCTTGAGAGATCCACGAGCGTCGAGGAATCGTTCAAGACGGTACTTGCGTGCCGCTAACTTAGAGAGGTTACCGTCGCCAGCAACCTCCTCTCGTGACGGTAGTTCGTCGTCCATATCTGTGAATGTCGTCAGTGTCGATTGATCGTTCGATGTTTCGAGGCGGTTCGCTCGTGCTAACGCCTCGAACTGTGCAAACTGCGTCCGTATGTGCCGCGACGGAAGGCTGTGTTCGTCGTTCTCACGCCGCTCTTGTTCGATGCGGTCAACATAAGCGTCAAATAAGCGGTCGGCTGGTACTGACCGGCCAGTGAGGAGTTGGTAGGTGAGCCACTCCGGCGCGTCGTCAGCCATCGCTCCATCGTCACCAGCGGTCAGCGGCATCGTTCCCCACGCATACCGTCCGGAGACGATACTGTTTAACACGCCGCTCTTGGTGGTGTTTGGAGTGATTGGCTCCCATCCATCCACTTTTTCGAATCCAGCAGCCAATCCGAACGCGGTGCTTCCATCAAGGACGATTTCGTGGGCTTTCGCAGCCTCTCGTGGATGATAAAGCGATACGTCAGGTACTTCGTGGATGA
Encoded here:
- the cas7b gene encoding type I-B CRISPR-associated protein Cas7/Csh2; translation: MTDIQNRSEILFITDAQDCNPNGNPMGENRPRIDPITQKAAITDVRLKRYLRDQLHDDDHPIFVKKTGEKSAVRAALALDLFDEVEKPEDLDQIDDIRTEFLERATDVRYFGATLSFNKDPEDDLYAAVKEHFSGGNFTGPVQFSPARSLNEVETNEETSTLTSVIATQEGNEQGGFDLDDHRIKYGIFPFHGLVDEHGADDTRLSRRDVKRLDTLCWRALKNQTISRSKVGQEPRLYLRVEYATDGYHVGDLHNDVSLANDSDSTADAELRSVRDVRLNVTNLVETLTRVAEAGHIEEIHYAASERLQATCEGEDIETVMDVPDVLSERGVPVHEIDVYEEFKETLPSE